In Stieleria varia, one genomic interval encodes:
- a CDS encoding sigma-70 family RNA polymerase sigma factor — MTELNRDDHRSEQLTRYQSWLRCLARMEIDSRFQGKFSASDAVQQTMLAAWQDWDQFRGDSEAQRRAWLRQILAHQLAKLARHFAGTQKRNVSRETSIEASLAQSSVRIENFLAAQQSSPSGQAIANERSLVLAKVLEELPEDYREVIVLRNLHDLSHEEVAQRMKRSVGAVRMLWLRALSELRSMIGEH; from the coding sequence ATGACAGAACTGAATAGGGACGATCATCGATCCGAACAACTCACTCGCTACCAGTCGTGGCTGCGTTGCCTTGCGCGGATGGAGATCGACAGTCGTTTTCAAGGCAAATTCTCAGCGTCAGACGCCGTTCAACAAACAATGCTCGCGGCTTGGCAGGATTGGGACCAGTTTCGGGGCGACAGTGAGGCTCAGCGTCGTGCTTGGTTGCGACAGATCCTTGCACATCAACTAGCGAAATTGGCGAGACATTTCGCGGGAACGCAAAAACGCAATGTTTCGCGAGAGACCTCCATCGAAGCTTCGTTAGCTCAGTCTTCCGTACGAATCGAAAACTTCCTTGCGGCCCAACAATCATCCCCCAGCGGACAAGCGATCGCAAACGAACGGAGTCTTGTTTTGGCCAAAGTCTTGGAAGAATTGCCGGAGGATTATCGCGAAGTCATTGTACTGCGCAATCTGCATGACTTATCGCACGAAGAGGTCGCTCAGCGAATGAAGCGCAGTGTCGGAGCGGTCCGCATGCTGTGGTTGAGAGCGCTTTCGGAACTTCGCAGCATGATCGGAGAGCATTGA
- a CDS encoding ankyrin repeat domain-containing protein: MNTKPTKFRRFRLRFSIRSLLLLTVVSGLCLVVFQIATGPDLNRRLYRAMKDDRTFAIHFYLWLGADPNDGIKKNFGYNWSPLQDAAWRGHLSLARHLIANGANANYMEKDGFTAIVYAADEDHWDIVEMLYRAGADHRATGADGKRVVDYAIDAGREDIVQLLTSDVYPPGFWRIDTVAVQFDGKDIVELDDNNLPYNRIYQIARNSQVGTDKWPFLSGTRRYTALIEKDANGNEQTVRGVMSVKISEDQNWVDVLYIDGSSKREPL; encoded by the coding sequence ATGAACACCAAGCCCACAAAGTTCCGAAGATTTCGCCTGCGGTTCTCCATTCGCAGTTTGTTGTTGTTGACCGTTGTGTCGGGATTGTGCCTTGTTGTCTTTCAGATTGCGACTGGGCCGGATCTGAACCGTCGGCTATATCGCGCAATGAAGGACGATCGAACGTTTGCGATTCATTTCTACCTTTGGCTGGGAGCCGATCCCAACGACGGTATCAAGAAGAACTTTGGGTACAATTGGTCACCGCTCCAGGATGCTGCATGGCGAGGCCACTTGAGTCTGGCACGCCATCTGATTGCAAATGGCGCGAACGCAAACTACATGGAGAAAGACGGTTTCACGGCGATCGTCTACGCGGCGGACGAAGACCATTGGGACATTGTTGAGATGCTCTACCGAGCGGGTGCCGATCACCGAGCCACGGGTGCCGACGGTAAACGTGTCGTCGATTATGCAATCGATGCTGGCCGAGAGGATATCGTGCAACTGCTCACCAGCGATGTCTATCCACCTGGTTTTTGGAGAATCGATACCGTTGCTGTTCAATTTGATGGGAAAGATATTGTCGAATTAGACGACAACAATCTGCCATACAATCGGATCTATCAGATAGCAAGAAATTCTCAGGTTGGAACCGATAAATGGCCCTTCCTCAGCGGCACGAGACGTTACACCGCGTTGATTGAGAAGGATGCTAACGGAAACGAACAGACAGTTCGTGGCGTGATGTCCGTGAAGATATCCGAAGATCAGAACTGGGTGGACGTTTTATACATCGATGGATCTAGCAAACGTGAACCTTTGTAA
- a CDS encoding protein kinase domain-containing protein, translated as MPDEFREKSDPEPAETEAIIRVNAPGESQVLRVVEVLDEYLAKLKAGELPDRNQLLSEHPELASQLEACLAGLEFIHSTSDMDHSQRRLGDFQILREVGRGGMGAVYEARQISLGRRVALKILRFGGVSDPDAVQRFQREAQTVASLHHTNIVPIFAVGSEHSVNYFAMQFIEGRGLDQVLREHADRKVPIAPDTVAGWGLQAAEALAHAHARGVIHRDVKPSNLLIDDDEGRVWLTDFGLAKRLDDVTLSMTGALLGTPRYMSPEQAAAAHHKLDHRTDIYSLGATLYELATGQPVFVGNSPHDVISQIIASEPIAPHVHRPSLPRDLDTILVKCLSKDASQRYHSANDLASDLRAFQEGRPISARRVGFTERASRWVKRQRRSVALAGGAVAATLLLTLLVVGISYAYQRSRLASVMLRAKHQPLVAELLDGDTRAVPLIAVPTQQRLEIEAGDYQVRVAGHGRLSQTIGMSLQPGSEIDHELDLDSRLLWKDVELSGGFRLASRMDDNGGTRGVDIIELGEQGIRCIGGLSGYARWDLNLQTPEQDALKAVPQLIWPWNQFHGGSYSRGLGLWDQRPWIIPNEQSDAAETKENTDLNDDGHSDLLLAARHQAWIIAINGRDGKPLWIAARGETTQGEKPKQQYQLTSTTVGPPQLVPDVDDDGVADVVVSFIFAPSKRTETQRWVELLSGRTGESLWKYEIPARYFQLSANEEIPLALQWITGGGGSSGNSGSNRHSYFRTRDAGNHSRSGDHEYAQTPLKLNTDRSAGLTVCGTQLIQLDLRTGQPTTDDSIDLKTRTAVLPKYGDLDGDGEDDLLLVEPITVGGQYNMPQQRLVAMSVKNGTMLWEKVIEAHLPRQAEIDLPVPDWPQVVDSDGDGTCEVIVPSEATAPRAWGRPWGKVQVIDGETGKPRWERQFFSGDQQIDSFIVGPDVDADGVNDLFIASQWGIDLDLFVDCLSGKDGRSLWRLEQPLLMGDHEGGEFRVGRLQWFEATDDGWPQLMIPMQYDETWEVNAGASDRIVFVSAGRGKLTHIALDASHPKIADLDADGTEDLLYGKQANKDDMHASVTLQAIHGVAREAWHRFLPPQRVVGDLDHDGVADSVQDNLVHELVARSGASGKILWQSAVDKASRRYFVHSTAQRDTRHEIGGHHHDLNGDGVPDILLVRDWRLSRGDSRSVLIAVSGIDGQRLWNSQFVVESLEYMSALDCRDLDGDAQAEIIMVVACDFDQPTNVPQHLGSSTHMTGNDRQLWLAVISGNDGSIRWSKPLCGIQVDGNRQFDIKETFIEPCYDDLNQDGVLDLVLPAQSSDGASTLDMLAINGRDGQTFWGVPLPAFDQPEEAFGNAIPAASGDLDGDGTPEVIVMAFGRNRNQHGQPEQLHVSAHGGSDGRRLWQWETIASRDQNQVERRRDRIQDRLRPLLANRTDGTSAVAFLLWNDGRDIHVINHLGEATTQRIVVDSFFDSGERPFVIDADQDGADELLIINRLEISVRPIDHLDQPIWTRQRVMSDMDEIVGILPDENTPGRIVIQGGTLDGSLRGLDPLTGQTDWTCVGPAVDRQIAAEMLSTPSVEVPPFALFQHDGQAMVRRGSSTQTRFADWTGISAEPARTTPQSFDSRLLRPLPWVPQDFEIAEARKAFLWIGLYGLTMGFVPAAFFYWCVSRRRWGLKSMMLLPIVTAIAMIGMLTQPSNFEFAAWDIKLLGAVMALPILFTLVLFTRWWREGKRRRIAISMLVVAFVSISLGMYAVWLDRYRTGLLQPGERYDWSGWYYGLAPVAYWMFLMPCLAVILFLTLRTFWRLFFHGIRSGKSLVRL; from the coding sequence ATGCCCGACGAATTCCGTGAAAAATCAGACCCCGAACCAGCCGAAACGGAGGCGATCATCCGCGTCAATGCGCCCGGCGAGTCGCAGGTGCTGCGAGTGGTCGAGGTACTGGACGAGTATCTGGCGAAATTGAAAGCCGGAGAACTACCGGATCGGAATCAGTTGTTGTCCGAGCACCCAGAGCTGGCCAGCCAGCTTGAAGCTTGTCTAGCTGGTCTGGAGTTCATTCATTCAACGAGCGATATGGACCACTCGCAGCGGCGACTTGGCGATTTCCAGATTCTGCGTGAGGTCGGTCGCGGTGGGATGGGCGCGGTTTATGAAGCCCGCCAGATTTCGCTCGGGCGGCGCGTGGCGCTGAAGATTCTGAGGTTTGGGGGCGTCAGCGATCCGGACGCAGTACAGCGATTTCAGCGCGAAGCGCAAACCGTCGCCAGTTTGCATCATACGAACATCGTGCCCATCTTTGCCGTCGGTAGTGAACACAGTGTCAACTACTTTGCGATGCAGTTCATCGAAGGTCGCGGCTTGGATCAAGTTCTGCGTGAACATGCCGACCGAAAGGTGCCGATTGCGCCGGACACGGTCGCGGGGTGGGGATTGCAGGCTGCCGAGGCGCTTGCGCACGCGCACGCTCGCGGCGTCATTCATCGCGATGTCAAGCCGTCGAACCTGCTGATCGATGATGACGAAGGACGCGTCTGGCTGACTGATTTTGGCTTGGCAAAACGACTCGACGATGTGACGCTCAGCATGACAGGAGCGCTGCTGGGGACGCCGCGTTACATGAGCCCCGAGCAAGCCGCAGCGGCGCATCACAAGCTGGATCATCGGACCGATATCTATTCACTCGGCGCGACGTTGTACGAACTGGCGACGGGTCAGCCAGTTTTCGTCGGGAACTCGCCGCACGATGTGATCAGTCAAATCATTGCCAGCGAGCCGATCGCACCACACGTACACCGTCCTTCTTTGCCACGCGATCTCGACACGATCCTGGTGAAATGCTTGTCGAAAGACGCCTCGCAGCGATACCATTCGGCCAATGATTTGGCTAGCGATCTGCGAGCGTTTCAAGAAGGGCGTCCGATCTCGGCGCGACGAGTTGGCTTTACAGAACGAGCCTCGCGTTGGGTGAAACGTCAACGTCGTAGCGTTGCACTGGCTGGCGGTGCGGTAGCAGCCACGTTGTTGCTGACCTTACTGGTTGTTGGAATCAGCTATGCCTACCAGCGATCACGTTTGGCAAGTGTGATGCTGCGTGCGAAACATCAGCCACTGGTTGCTGAATTGTTGGATGGCGATACGCGTGCGGTTCCGTTGATCGCTGTGCCAACGCAACAGCGATTGGAGATCGAAGCCGGCGACTATCAAGTGCGGGTCGCTGGTCATGGTCGCTTGAGCCAAACGATTGGCATGAGCTTGCAACCAGGAAGTGAGATCGATCACGAACTAGATCTTGATTCGCGATTGCTGTGGAAGGACGTCGAGCTTTCGGGCGGTTTTCGGTTGGCGTCACGAATGGACGACAATGGCGGGACGCGCGGTGTCGACATCATCGAACTGGGCGAACAGGGGATCCGTTGCATCGGCGGACTGAGCGGTTACGCCCGCTGGGACCTAAATCTACAAACACCCGAACAGGATGCCCTCAAAGCGGTGCCGCAATTGATTTGGCCCTGGAATCAGTTTCACGGGGGAAGCTATTCCCGAGGATTAGGTCTCTGGGATCAGCGACCCTGGATCATTCCTAATGAGCAAAGCGATGCTGCCGAGACCAAGGAAAATACTGATCTGAATGACGATGGCCACAGCGATCTGCTGTTGGCCGCACGACATCAGGCGTGGATCATTGCGATCAATGGCCGCGACGGGAAACCGCTATGGATTGCGGCCAGGGGCGAAACAACTCAAGGAGAGAAACCGAAGCAACAGTACCAGTTGACGAGCACCACCGTCGGGCCGCCACAATTGGTTCCCGATGTTGATGATGATGGAGTTGCTGACGTTGTCGTATCGTTTATCTTCGCGCCGAGCAAGCGAACTGAAACGCAGCGGTGGGTCGAGCTGTTATCTGGCAGAACGGGTGAAAGCCTTTGGAAATACGAAATTCCTGCAAGGTACTTCCAGCTCTCGGCGAATGAAGAAATTCCGCTGGCGCTACAGTGGATCACTGGAGGGGGTGGAAGTTCAGGGAATTCAGGTAGCAATCGACACAGCTATTTCCGTACCCGAGATGCGGGAAATCATTCACGCAGCGGAGACCACGAATATGCACAGACGCCGCTGAAATTGAACACCGATCGCAGCGCCGGCTTGACGGTTTGCGGCACGCAGTTGATTCAACTTGATCTTCGCACCGGACAGCCAACTACTGATGATTCGATTGATTTAAAGACGCGCACGGCCGTACTGCCGAAATATGGCGACTTGGACGGAGATGGTGAAGACGACTTGTTGTTGGTCGAACCGATCACTGTCGGCGGGCAATACAACATGCCACAACAGCGACTGGTGGCGATGTCTGTGAAAAATGGAACCATGCTTTGGGAAAAGGTGATTGAAGCCCATTTGCCGCGACAGGCTGAAATCGATCTGCCAGTCCCCGACTGGCCGCAGGTCGTCGATTCGGATGGTGATGGAACATGCGAAGTGATCGTGCCAAGCGAAGCAACAGCACCTCGCGCCTGGGGGCGACCTTGGGGAAAGGTGCAAGTGATCGATGGCGAAACGGGCAAGCCTCGCTGGGAACGGCAGTTCTTCAGTGGTGACCAGCAAATCGACTCGTTTATCGTTGGACCGGATGTCGACGCCGATGGTGTGAACGATCTATTTATCGCGTCGCAATGGGGAATCGACTTGGACTTATTCGTCGATTGTCTTTCTGGAAAAGACGGCAGGTCGCTTTGGCGTTTGGAGCAACCACTGCTGATGGGCGATCACGAAGGCGGCGAGTTTCGTGTGGGTCGGCTACAATGGTTTGAGGCCACGGACGATGGGTGGCCACAGTTGATGATCCCGATGCAGTACGACGAGACTTGGGAAGTCAACGCGGGGGCAAGCGATCGAATCGTTTTCGTGTCTGCTGGAAGGGGAAAGCTGACGCACATCGCCTTAGACGCCTCCCATCCAAAGATTGCCGACTTAGACGCTGACGGCACGGAAGACTTGCTGTATGGGAAGCAGGCAAACAAAGACGACATGCACGCGAGCGTGACACTTCAGGCGATACACGGCGTGGCTCGCGAAGCGTGGCATCGTTTCCTGCCGCCGCAGCGGGTCGTCGGCGACTTAGACCATGATGGGGTTGCCGATTCCGTGCAAGACAATCTCGTTCACGAACTGGTTGCGCGTTCGGGAGCGAGTGGAAAAATCCTTTGGCAAAGTGCGGTCGACAAAGCTTCACGGCGTTACTTTGTTCATTCAACAGCTCAGAGAGACACTCGGCACGAGATTGGTGGTCATCACCATGATCTCAATGGTGATGGCGTGCCTGACATCCTGTTGGTGAGAGATTGGAGACTCTCACGCGGCGATTCCAGATCGGTGCTGATTGCTGTTTCAGGGATCGACGGTCAACGATTGTGGAACTCACAGTTCGTAGTCGAGTCGCTTGAGTATATGTCGGCGTTAGATTGTCGAGACCTGGACGGAGATGCTCAAGCGGAAATCATCATGGTGGTGGCCTGCGATTTTGACCAGCCAACAAACGTTCCGCAACACCTCGGCAGCTCGACCCATATGACAGGAAATGATCGGCAGCTATGGCTTGCGGTTATTTCCGGAAATGATGGAAGCATCCGTTGGTCCAAACCACTTTGCGGTATTCAGGTTGATGGCAATCGACAGTTCGACATCAAAGAAACGTTTATTGAGCCATGCTACGACGACTTGAATCAAGACGGTGTGCTGGACTTAGTGTTGCCTGCACAGTCGTCTGACGGAGCAAGCACTTTGGACATGCTGGCGATCAACGGTCGTGACGGGCAGACGTTTTGGGGCGTGCCGCTGCCGGCCTTTGATCAACCAGAGGAAGCCTTCGGTAACGCGATTCCCGCCGCCAGCGGCGATCTCGATGGCGATGGAACTCCGGAAGTGATCGTAATGGCATTTGGCCGAAATCGAAATCAGCATGGGCAACCTGAGCAATTGCATGTTTCAGCACATGGCGGCAGTGATGGTCGTCGTTTGTGGCAGTGGGAAACGATAGCCTCGCGTGATCAAAACCAAGTTGAGCGTCGTCGCGATCGAATTCAAGACCGGCTGCGTCCCTTACTGGCAAATCGCACCGATGGTACTTCTGCCGTCGCCTTTTTATTGTGGAACGACGGACGTGATATCCATGTGATCAACCATTTAGGTGAAGCGACAACTCAACGGATCGTCGTCGATTCTTTCTTCGACAGTGGCGAACGCCCCTTTGTGATTGATGCCGATCAAGACGGTGCAGACGAATTGTTGATAATCAACCGATTAGAAATCTCGGTGCGGCCGATCGATCACTTGGATCAGCCGATTTGGACGCGTCAAAGAGTGATGTCCGACATGGATGAAATTGTCGGGATATTGCCCGACGAGAATACTCCTGGGAGGATTGTCATTCAGGGCGGAACGCTCGACGGCTCGCTCCGTGGACTCGATCCACTGACAGGTCAAACGGATTGGACTTGCGTTGGTCCGGCAGTGGATCGGCAGATCGCAGCGGAGATGCTGAGCACTCCATCGGTCGAAGTACCTCCGTTCGCCTTATTTCAACACGATGGTCAAGCAATGGTCCGGCGAGGTTCTTCAACACAAACTCGGTTTGCGGACTGGACTGGTATTTCAGCCGAACCAGCCAGAACAACGCCACAAAGTTTTGACTCGCGGTTGCTGCGCCCTTTGCCCTGGGTGCCTCAGGATTTTGAGATCGCCGAAGCACGCAAAGCGTTTTTGTGGATTGGCCTTTACGGACTAACGATGGGATTTGTGCCAGCGGCATTCTTCTACTGGTGCGTCTCCCGCAGGCGATGGGGATTGAAGTCGATGATGTTGTTGCCCATCGTTACCGCGATCGCCATGATCGGAATGCTGACACAACCCAGCAACTTCGAATTTGCTGCCTGGGATATCAAGTTGTTAGGAGCCGTAATGGCCTTGCCTATTCTGTTCACATTGGTCTTGTTCACTCGCTGGTGGCGAGAAGGCAAGCGGCGACGGATTGCGATTTCAATGCTTGTGGTTGCGTTCGTTTCGATCAGCTTAGGAATGTACGCAGTGTGGCTGGATCGCTACCGAACCGGATTGCTGCAACCGGGCGAACGCTACGACTGGAGCGGCTGGTACTATGGCCTGGCACCAGTAGCGTATTGGATGTTTCTGATGCCCTGTCTAGCGGTGATTCTGTTTTTGACACTGCGAACGTTTTGGCGGTTGTTCTTTCATGGGATTCGCAGCGGAAAGTCGTTGGTGCGACTATGA
- a CDS encoding serine/threonine protein kinase: MSSESHQPTQPHRCPQCGSHLPFTSSERTPCPVCLMKLGLESCADPTSDAAANGGPAETIASNGGFEAPEIDQLQPHFAQFQFIRLLGKGGMGAVYEAKQTTLDRTVAVKIIHPAAAADKNFAERFQREARSLAKLSHPNIVTVHDFGEVSIQGKSGEARKLYFIVMEHVDGANLRELMRTKELTQAESLRIVPAICDALQYAHDSGIVHRDIKPENILVDRTGRVKIADFGLAKLVGGLQKDRTLTGEFQAMGTMHYMAPEQLEKPLEVDHRADIYALGVTLYELLTGELPLGRFLPPSQRVQVDVRLDEIVLKSMDREPGRRYQHVSDVKTDVEHVSASTATQTENQDAPTIQRKTYLSSIAATWVGLPDFLRFIGHLILSFGILFCLIRFLGFQLDPSNGEVHFRFGGPQPWMTIDMTPTSSSVHWHLTLSALVGLAAYGLFKLDSWLTTIEGKSYPSEIWLGFGIGLFYYWFLGICSIGLGNNARLAPEGSPLSMLHLGAQGMARLISAIGFLIMIGCLVRISWEAKQNAIAQNGKSHTPRLFHSKEGLIAIGIAVATSLALIAFVVINMRAIPVAERNQADWETMLLGDWTASNDTDGGPKHTLLFLESGEFMEFGRMEISLGDSPKIAVTKDLDDDGKEDFVPVRFTGWWKRKGDQLVTQITSSTIHTFNEESPSGRRLFDIKELTPHKLSLAMIDDAKLEIERWTFFRPKDH; the protein is encoded by the coding sequence ATGAGCAGCGAATCCCATCAACCGACACAACCGCATCGCTGTCCACAGTGTGGCAGTCATTTGCCATTCACATCGTCTGAGCGAACGCCCTGTCCTGTCTGTTTGATGAAGCTGGGACTGGAAAGCTGTGCCGATCCAACCAGTGATGCCGCAGCCAATGGAGGTCCGGCCGAGACAATCGCAAGCAACGGTGGGTTTGAAGCTCCCGAAATCGACCAACTGCAACCCCACTTCGCACAGTTCCAATTCATCAGGCTGCTCGGAAAAGGCGGTATGGGAGCGGTCTATGAAGCGAAGCAAACGACCCTTGATCGCACGGTCGCGGTGAAGATCATTCATCCGGCCGCTGCCGCCGATAAGAACTTTGCCGAACGGTTTCAGCGTGAAGCTCGTTCACTCGCCAAACTTAGCCATCCGAACATCGTTACCGTTCATGACTTTGGCGAGGTGAGTATCCAAGGGAAAAGTGGCGAAGCGAGGAAGCTGTACTTCATCGTAATGGAACACGTCGATGGTGCCAACTTACGTGAGCTGATGCGGACGAAGGAGTTGACACAGGCGGAATCGCTTCGAATCGTTCCAGCGATTTGTGACGCATTGCAATACGCTCACGACAGCGGCATCGTGCATCGAGACATCAAACCCGAAAACATTTTGGTGGATCGAACGGGTCGTGTGAAGATCGCCGATTTTGGTTTGGCAAAACTTGTGGGCGGTCTGCAGAAGGACCGCACGTTGACAGGCGAGTTCCAAGCAATGGGCACGATGCACTACATGGCACCCGAGCAGCTTGAAAAACCGCTTGAGGTGGATCATCGCGCTGATATCTATGCGTTGGGCGTGACGCTGTACGAATTGCTCACCGGCGAGTTGCCATTGGGTCGATTCCTGCCGCCATCGCAGCGGGTGCAAGTGGATGTGAGACTGGATGAAATTGTCCTCAAGTCGATGGATCGTGAGCCCGGTCGACGGTATCAACATGTCAGCGACGTCAAGACGGATGTTGAACACGTTTCGGCATCTACCGCTACACAAACTGAAAATCAAGATGCGCCAACCATCCAACGCAAAACCTATTTGAGCTCGATAGCTGCGACTTGGGTTGGTCTGCCAGATTTTCTTCGCTTTATCGGCCACCTCATTCTTAGCTTCGGCATCCTCTTCTGCTTGATACGATTCCTCGGTTTCCAGCTTGATCCGTCAAACGGCGAAGTTCATTTCCGCTTCGGTGGACCTCAACCGTGGATGACGATTGACATGACGCCGACCAGCAGTTCCGTTCACTGGCATCTAACCCTATCAGCATTGGTGGGTCTGGCTGCATACGGTCTATTCAAGTTGGATAGCTGGCTAACGACCATTGAAGGTAAATCCTATCCGTCCGAGATATGGCTCGGATTCGGTATCGGCTTGTTTTACTATTGGTTCCTCGGCATTTGCTCAATAGGATTGGGAAATAATGCCAGGTTGGCACCCGAAGGCTCGCCGCTCTCGATGCTCCACCTCGGTGCTCAAGGAATGGCACGCTTGATTTCCGCGATTGGATTTTTGATCATGATTGGCTGCCTCGTGCGAATTTCGTGGGAGGCAAAACAGAATGCGATCGCTCAAAATGGAAAATCTCACACGCCAAGACTGTTCCATTCCAAAGAAGGTTTGATCGCGATAGGAATTGCCGTCGCAACGTCGCTGGCGTTGATTGCGTTTGTGGTTATCAACATGCGCGCGATCCCAGTCGCCGAACGCAACCAAGCTGACTGGGAGACAATGCTCCTCGGCGACTGGACCGCGTCGAACGATACCGATGGGGGGCCAAAGCATACGCTCCTGTTTCTGGAAAGCGGCGAGTTCATGGAATTCGGACGGATGGAAATCTCACTGGGAGATAGTCCAAAGATTGCGGTAACCAAAGACTTAGACGATGATGGCAAAGAAGACTTCGTACCGGTACGGTTTACGGGCTGGTGGAAACGAAAAGGCGATCAGCTCGTGACACAGATCACTAGCAGCACGATTCATACATTCAACGAAGAATCACCCTCCGGACGGCGTTTGTTCGACATCAAAGAACTGACGCCTCACAAGTTATCGCTGGCAATGATCGATGATGCTAAACTAGAAATTGAGCGTTGGACTTTCTTTCGGCCCAAAGACCATTAG
- a CDS encoding RNA polymerase sigma factor has protein sequence MNDKADSHHRFQTTRWSMVRGAACQSGSDQSKHALAELCELYWPPLYAYLRRCGLSPADSEDMVQGFFARLLEREDFGSLSPEKGRFRSFLLASLKHFLSNERDRARTIKRGGKARTISLECDEAERNFTLYAAQNETAEVVFERQWALTMLHTAKNRLIEEQGAQDQKLSHALIAYLTPDASLPTYADVAKEFAVSEGSVKMAISRMRKRYREILRSEIAQTVSSPQEIEEELQHLISALQS, from the coding sequence ATGAACGACAAAGCCGACTCCCACCACAGGTTTCAAACGACACGCTGGAGCATGGTGCGAGGAGCGGCTTGCCAGTCAGGTTCCGATCAATCGAAACATGCATTGGCCGAACTGTGTGAGTTGTACTGGCCACCGCTGTACGCCTATCTGCGGCGATGTGGTTTGTCGCCTGCCGACAGCGAAGACATGGTACAAGGTTTTTTTGCGCGGTTGCTCGAGCGGGAAGACTTTGGTTCGTTGTCACCGGAGAAAGGACGCTTTCGATCTTTTCTTCTGGCGTCACTAAAGCACTTCCTCAGCAACGAGCGTGACCGAGCGAGAACGATCAAACGTGGCGGTAAGGCACGCACAATCTCGCTGGAATGCGACGAAGCCGAGCGAAATTTCACTCTCTACGCCGCTCAAAATGAAACGGCGGAAGTCGTTTTTGAGAGGCAATGGGCACTCACGATGCTCCATACGGCAAAGAACCGGCTGATCGAAGAACAGGGGGCGCAAGACCAGAAACTGAGTCATGCATTGATTGCTTACCTCACTCCGGATGCCAGTTTGCCAACCTACGCGGACGTCGCCAAGGAGTTCGCGGTATCGGAAGGCAGCGTCAAAATGGCGATCAGCCGCATGCGGAAGCGTTATCGTGAAATCCTGCGTTCGGAAATCGCGCAAACCGTGTCGTCACCCCAGGAGATCGAAGAAGAGCTGCAACATCTGATTTCTGCGTTGCAATCATGA